DNA sequence from the Nocardia sp. BMG111209 genome:
CGGCTGATCAAGGCCATCGGCTACACCGTCGAGCGGCTGGAGGAGCCCGACCGGCTGCTGCCCTTCCTGGCGCAGCTGGGCCGCGATCATCGCAAATACGGCGTGACCGCGGATCACTATGCGGCAGTGGGCAGATCGCTGCGGCTCGCACTCAGCGGCTACGCCGGCACCGAGCTGTGGACCGACGAGGTGGAACGGGCCTGGGAGGAGGGCCTCGACCTCATCACCGCCACCATGATGACCGCCGCGGACCAGGAGACCGCACCGCCGGTGTGGACCGGTACCGTCGTCGAACACCGTGCGGTACTGCGCAATCTGTCGATCGTGCGGCTGCGGCTGGACCATCCGATGACCTACGCGGCCGGTCAGTACATGAGCGTGCAGATCCCGTCCCGCCCGCGGATGTGGCGTTACCTGTCCGCCGCGGTCCCCCCGAATCCCCAGGGGGAGATCGAATTCCACATCCGCAGCGTCACCGGCGGCTGGGTCAGTCCCGCCGTCGTCGGGCACACCGCGGTCGGCGACCGCTGGCTGCTGGGCTCGCCGCTCGGCGGTCTCGGCGTGCTGCGCAACACCCGGCGCAAGATGCTCATGGTCGGGTGCGGCACCGGCATCGCCCCGCTGCGCGCGCAGTTGCTGGCGATGACGCAGCGCCGATCCAATCCGCGGGTGCACCTGTTCGTCGGCGGGCATCACCCGTGCGATCTCTACGATCTGGAGACGCTGAGCGCACTCGCCGCCGCGCACAAGTGGCTGACCGTCACGCCGGTCGTCGAGAGCACCGAAAACCCTTGGTGGTACGCCGATTCGGCCGAGTCCGCGCCGGAACTGCCCGGACTGGAACGAAGACAGGTGGGGCAGATCGGCAAAGTGGTGGCCGCCGCGGGGGAGTGGGCCGATCACGACGTCCAGATCGTGGGCGCCCCACCGATGGTGCAGACCACCAAATTCCGCCTGATGGCCGCGGGCGTCCCGACCCGCAACATCCGGCACGACCCCCTCTTCTGAGTCCGCCGCGACCACGACCGCCGACTCCGGCCGCACCGCGCCGATCCGGCTCAGGCGCCCTCGTACCGGATGGCCCCCGGCGGGGTCCCACCCGCGACCAGGCTCTCCACGGTGGCCTGGACCATCGCGCGCGATCCGCACACCAGCACCCGGTGGTGCAGCAGCGGGCCCATATCGCCGACCACGTCGGCGAGCGTCCCCTCCAGCATCTCGTTCACGTCGAATCCGATGTCGACGCGGCAACTCTCGTACCATTCGTCGACCCACGACGGGTCGTAGGCGCTCTCCACCACCGGAATCACCGTCAGCCAGGGCAGTTCGCCGGCCAGCAGGTACAACATGTCGGAGGCGTACAGATCGCGCGGCGACCGGCCACCGACGAACAGATGGGTGCGCGGCGGCTGTGGCCGGCGGGACAGGTCCAGCAGCAGCGAGCGCAGCGGCGCCAGCCCGGTACCGCCCGCGATCATCACCACATCGGTGGCCTCCGGCTCGACCGACAGCCATCCGTCCGGCGCCGCGATCCGCCACTGGTCACCCGGCCGGGTATCGGCGACCATCGTCCCGCTGCACCAGCCGCCCGGTACGGTCCGCACATGGAATTCGAGCTTGCCGTCCAGCGAGGGTGGCAGCGCGGGTGACAACCGCCGCCGCAACCCGGGATGCTGCGGCATGGTGACCTCGACCGACTGCCCGGCGATGAACGGCACGTACTCGCCGATCAGCCGGATCACCGCCAGATCGTGCCGCACCCGGTGGTGCCCGACCACCGTCGCCGTCCACTCGGAGGCGGCGTGAACCGGGAATTCGCCGGTCTGGTCCGGGCCGATCGTCACTGCTGCGTCCTCACCCTCGAAACGTCCGTCGCACCACTCACACCGGGTCGGCGCTGATCGCGCGATCCGGGGTGCCGACCGCCATCAGGGCGCGCCGGGTATCGGCGATCATGCGGGCGGAGCCGGAGATCTGGATCTGCCGATCCGCCCAGGCACCGAAGCTCGCGACCACGGCACCCAGATTACCGATCAGCCTGCGGTGCATACCGAACGGCGGGTCGACCGGGGGATAGGGATGCCACCACGGGTTGGATTCGTTCTCGCACACCGGGATCACGGTCAGCCACGGGTTGCTCAGCGACAGCTGCCACATGTTCTCCACGTCGTACAGATCGCACGGATAGCGGCCGCCGATGAAGAAGTGCACGCGCGGATTCATCCCGCGCCGGCCCATCTCGATCAATTGCGCACGCAGCGGGGCGATTCCGGTGCCGGAGCCGATCATCAGCACGTCCCGGCCGCTGTCCCGATCGACGTGCAGGCCGCCCAGCGGACCCGCGATCAGCCACTTGTCGCCGACCTCGGTCTCGTTCACGACCGCCGGGCTCACCCAGCCGGTGCGCACCTTCCGGACGTGGAATTCGATCTCCCCGTAGGGATTCGTGGGAATCGCCGGGGACAGGTAGCGCCACATCTTCGGCCGCTGCGGGATCGACACCGGCACATACTGTCCGGCCTGATAGGGGATCGGCGTCTCGGACTGCAACCGCACGATGGCCAGATCGTCGAGTACCCGGCGGTGGCCGACCACCGTCGCCTCCCAATAGGGCTGCGACTTGTCGGAGTTGGCGCCGATCGCCATCGAGGCGGAGATCAGGATGCAGACGTCGCGCCAGCCCTCCTCCAGCCCGCGGTGCCAGTACTCCGGGCCGTGGTAGGTGCGGAACGCGGCGAGCATGGCGCGACCGGCGGCATCGTAGTGCGCGGCCTGGACACCGTACTTCCGATGGTCGCGCGCCAATTGCTCGAGGAAACGCTGGGCACGATCCCAGTCCTCGAGATGATCGATCACGAACTGGATCGCGGCGGTGAGCCGCTTGGCCTGCATATCCATCGTCGGCGCGAAGAGATCGCGCAGGCGAGGGTTCTCAGCGAACAGGTGACCGTAGAACGCGCTGATCAACCGCTCGGGCCCGTGCTCTGCCTCGACTATCGACCGGAAGTTGGCGCGGACCAGCGCTGCCGAACGCGCATCCACGACGTCGAGCTCCCTTTCTTGCTGTATCTCCTCGGGGGACCGCCATGGGTCACGGCGTCCTTCGCGGTCAAGTATCCCCGAAGCTGTGTCTGATTGCCTCAGATGACGAGTACGGTCTTGCCGCGCGCTCCGGTCGCGGTCAGCGCCTGTGCGGCATCGGTGAGGGGGCGGGTCGCGTCGATCGGCACGACGAGATCTCCTTCGGCGACCCGCCGGAGTAGTCGGCGTAGTTCCGGCGCCGCGCCGGTGGAGGTGAGATTTCCGCCCTTGAGGCCGTGGTCGTGCAGCGCCGCCTCGTCGGTGGCGAAGGTGGTGCTGTAGGCGGTGCCGCCCGGTCGCACCAGCGGGATCAGCGCGGCGAAGGCAGGCGGCGCGGAGATGAGGTCGAACAGCACGTCGACGCCGTCGGGACGGCCCGCGCGCACCTGCTCGGCCACCGGGCCGCGGGTGTAATCGATCACCTCGTCGGCGCCGAGCCGGATCATCCGGTCGGCGTCGTCGGGCCGCGCGGTGACGATCACCTGCACCTCGGCGGCGGCGGCCAGCTGGACCAGGAAGGAACCGACCCCGCCGGAGGCCCCGTTGATCAGCACCACCTGGCTCGGCACCAGCGCGGCGGCGTCCAGCAGATCCTGGGCGGCGAGCCCGGCGGTCGGCAGCGCGGCGGCCTGGATGCTGCCGACGGTGTCCGGCAGTTTCGCGACGGTGCTGTCGGCGGGGATGGCGATGTACTCCGCGAAGGTGCCGTGGCCCAGCGGCGCGGCGACGGCCTTGCCCACCACCCGATCGCCGACCGCGAAATCGGTGACGCCCTCGCCGACGGCGGTGACGATGCCGGCGCCGTCGGTGCCGGGGATCATCGGGAAATCGAAGGGCATCCGGCCGCGCAGCAGGCCGTCGACGAGCTTGCGATCGTAGGGATTCACGCCGGCGGCTTCGAGGTGGATCTGGATCCGGCCCGGCCCGGCCGCCGGGACCGGCATCTCGGCGGGTTCGGGGGTGCCACCGAATTCCTGTACCACCATCGCGCGCATCTGGCGTGCTCCATTCGTCCGGGCGGTGCTGGGGCCAACGGGGTGACGCACATCCACAGGAAGTTCACACGAGCGGTTTCGGGTCATCGTAGGCGCGCCACCACGCACAACTACGCAATCGCGGCGTTCGAGGCGGTTCGTGGCGCGTAGCGTGGACGCCGGAACCTTGCGGTGAGCGCCGGAAATAGACCAAACTTGAGCGGAACAGACTCAACTAGTCGCGCGTTGAACTGTCCAGAACCTGAAGTCTCATCACTCACAGGAAGGTGCCCGTGGACTCGTTCAATCCCACCACCAAGACCCAGGCGGCGTTGACCGCCGCATTGCAGGCCGCCTCGGCGGCCGGCAATCCGGAGATCCGGCCGGCGCACTTGCTGGTGGCGTTGCTGGATCAGACCGACGGCATCGCCGCCCCCCTGTTGAAGGCCGTCGCGGTGGATCCGGCAACGGTGCGCCGCGAGGCCCAGGACATCGTGGAACGGCTGCCCCGCGCCAGCGGCGCCACCACCGCCCCGCAACTCGGCCGCGAATCGCTGGCCGCGGTCACGGCCGCGCAGCGACTGGCCACCGAACTCGGTGACGACTACGTCTCCACCGAACATCTGGTGGTCGGCCTGGCCGCCGGCGACTCCGACGTCTCCCAGTTGCTGCTGAAGTACGGCGCCACCGCCGACGCGCTGCGCGAGGCGTTCACCACCGTGCGCGGCAATGCCCGCGTCACCTCGCCGGATCCGGAGGGCAGCTACCAGGCGCTGGAGAAGTACTCCACCGATCTCACCGAGGCCGCCCGCGAGGGCAAACTCGATCCGGTCATCGGCCGCGACACCGAGATCCGGCGCGTGGTGCAGGTGCTGTCCCGGCGCACCAAGAACAATCCGGTGCTGATCGGCGAGCCCGGTGTCGGCAAGACCGCCATCGTGGAGGGCCTGGCCCAGCGCATCATCGCGGGCGATGTGCCGGAATCGCTGCGCGGCAAGCGCCTGATCTCGCTGGATCTCGGCGCGATGGTCGCCGGTGCGAAGTACCGCGGCGAATTCGAGGAGCGGCTGAAGGCGGTGCTGGAGGAGATCAAGTCCAGCGCCGGGCAGATCGTCACCTTCATCGACGAGTTGCACACCATCGTCGGCGCCGGCGCCACCGGCGAATCCGCGATGGACGCGGGCAACATGATCAAGCCGATGCTGGCCCGTGGCGAGCTACGCCTGGTCGGCGCGACCACGCTGGACGAGTACCGGCAGCACATCGAGAAGGATCCGGCGCTGGAGCGGCGGTTCCAGCAGGTGCTGGTCGGCGAGCCGTCGGTGGAGGACACCATCGGCATCCTGCGCGGCCTCAAGGAGCGCTACGAGGTGCACCACGGCGTCCGGATCACCGACTCCGCGCTGGTGGCGGCGGCCACGCTGTCCGACCGCTACATCACCTCGCGATTCCTGCCGGACAAGGCCATCGACCTCGTCGACGAGTCCGCCTCGCGGCTGCGCATGGAGATCGACTCCCGTCCGGTCGAGATCGACCAGGTCGAACGCGCGGTGCGGCGCCTGGAGATCGAGGAGATGGCCCTCGAGAAGGAGACCGACGCGGCCTCCAAACAGCGGCTCGAGAAGTTGCGCCAGGAACTGGCCGACGATCGCGAGAAGCTGAACCAGCTGATGGCCCGCTGGCAGAACGAGAAGCAGGCCATCGACGCGGTGCGCGGTATCAAGGAGCAACTGGAGGCGCTGAAGGGCGAATCCGAACGCGCCGAGCGCGACGGCGATCTGGGCAAGGCCGCCGAATTACGCTACGGCCGCATCCCGCAGCTGGAGAAGCAGTTGGCCGAGGCCGAGCGGAAGGCCGGTACCGCCGGTGGTTCCGCCGACGCCGAGATGATGCTGCAGGAGGAGGTCGGCCCCAACGACATCGCCGAGGTGGTGGCGGCGTGGACCGGCATCCCGGTCGGCCGGATGCTCGAGGGTGAGACCCGCAAACTGCTGCGTATGGAGGAGGAACTCGGCAAGCGCGTGGTCGGCCAGACCGAGGCGGTCACCGCCGTCTCCGACGCGGTCCGCCGGGCCCGCGCGGGCGTCGCCGATCCGAACCGGCCCACCGGCTCGTTCATGTTCGTCGGCCCCACCGGCGTCGGTAAGACCGAACTCGCGAAGGCGTTGGCGGACTTCCTGTTCGACGACGAGCGGGCGATGATCCGGATCGATATGAGCGAGTACTCCGAGAAGCATTCGGTGGCCCGCCTGGTCGGCGCCCCGCCCGGATATGTCGGCTACGACCAGGGCGGTCAGCTGACCGAGGCGGTGCGGCGGCGGCCGTACACGGTGGTGCTGTTCGACGAGATCGAGAAGGCGCACCCGGACGTGTTCGACATCCTGCTGCAGGTGCTCGACGAGGGCCGGTTGACCGACGGCCAGGGCCGCACGGTCGACTTCCGCAACGCGATCCTCATCCTGACGTCCAACCTGGGCGCCGGTGGTGACAAGGAGCATGTGCTCAACGCGGTCCGCTCGGCCTTCAAGCCGGAATTCCTCAACCGCCTCGACGATGTGGTCATGTTCCACCTGCTGAACGAGGAACAGCTGGAACACATCGTCGACATCCAGCTGGCGCAGTTGCAGAAGCGGCTGTCCCAGCGCCGGCTGAAGCTGGATGTTACCGACGCGGCGCGGTTCTGGCTGGCGGTCCGTGGATACGACCCCGTCTACGGGGCCCGGCCGTTGCGCCGTCTGATCCAGCAGGCGATCGGCGATTCGCTGGCGAAGGAACTGCTGGCCGGCGAGGTCACCGACGGGGATGTGGTGAAGGTCAATGTCACCCCCGACGGCGACGGACTGCTGGTCGGACGCGCCTGATCCGGCCGCGAACGGGCCACGGTTGCGCCGACCCGGACCGTCACCGCGCGCGGTGCGCTTACGCTGGGTGGCATGACCAGTCCGCGTGATCCGTGGCAGCGGCCGGATTCCTCCGGCGCCCCGACCGAACGGGTCGGGGCGCCGGAGTCGTCCCGGCCGCGCGAGCTGCACACGTCGGAGTTCGCGGCGGCCTACGGCCAGGGTTCGGATCCGACGACGTCCTACCGGTATTTCGACGAGCCCCCCGGGCCCGGCGCGACCCGGGAACTGCCCCACTACGACAACCAATGGGGCACAACCGAATACACCACCCCGCCGCAATACGGCCAGGATCCCTACGCCTACGGCCAACCGTGGCAGGGGGATCCGCAGCACCCCGGCCCCTACGGCCCCACCGGCCTCCTGCGCCACCCCCGCAAGCGCCGCACCGGCCTGTGGTTCGGTATCGGCCTGGCGGTGTTCGTCCTGGTGGTACTGGGCGGCATCGCCGCCGGCCTGCTACTGGCCGGCCGGGACAATTCCACCCCCAGCGCCTCCGGCGGAACCACCCACCAGGTACCCACCGCCGAGCCGCTACCCGGTACCTCCGGCGAACCGCTACCCGGCCTGCCCCCGCTACCCGGACTCGGCGGCGACCTGGACAGCCTCGGCGCCACGATGGGCACGATCGATACCAACGACGGCGCCACCCTCACCCTGCAATCCCTCGGCGGCGCGATGGTCACCGTGCACACCGACGACAAGACCCAGGTGATCGCCCTCGGCGGCGGCAAACTCACCGACCTGCACGCCGGCGACATGGTCGTGGTCCAGGGCGACAAGTCTCCCGACGGCACCATCCAGGCCAAACTGATCATCGGCGCCGCCCTGGCCAGGTAATCGGCGTCCGCTGCGCTCCGGTCCGGGACAACCGAATGATCGGCGTTGTGTTCCGAGACAGCGGTGGATGTGCGCGACACCAGAACACGCCGTCGGAAGCGGTCGCCATCAACACCGTCACGGGTGGGGAACTAGACTTGCGGACGATGACGGCAGCAATCTGGTTCGGGCTCGCGGCGGTCGCACTCGTGGGTGCGATCGTGCTGCTGTATTTCGACCGGGTCCAGCGGCAGCGGACCGGTCATGTACGGCAGGTCTGGGCGAAATCCCAAGGCTATACGTATGTGTCGGTCGAACCCTCGCTGGCGGCGAACTGGCACCGCGGGGCGATGACGAAACTCGGCTATCTGTCCGCGGTGGACGTGGTCTCCGGAAATCGCAAGGGCGAGAAGTTCGTCCTGTTCGATCTGGAGGATTCCGCGACCATGGTCGCGGTGCGGCGGCAGATCGGGTCGGACATCGATATCGACCTGCGCTCCAAGACGGCGGCTCCGCCGAAGGACCACGATCTGGAGTTGCTCGGCGCGATCGGCGACCGGGTGGTGTTCGCCACCAACCCGGATGTCGCCCGGCACGCGGTCGATCAGCGCATGGTCGCATTCATCGAGAGTCTGCCGGATACCGTGCAGCAGTTGTGGAGTGAGGGCAACTGGACGCTGGGCATGCTGCCGGTCGGCAGCGGCCCGCGCGATTGGGAGACCGCCATCGACGCGGTGCTGCGCCTGTCCGGCCTGCTGCACGTGCTGCCGCCGGTGGTGGATCGCGGCCGATCGCCCGAGGAAGAGGACTACGACTCGGACGACCGTGACGACTTCGACCGCGACGATTACGAGCGCGACGACTTCGACGGCGACGACTACGAATCCGATCCCCGCGAGTCCGTTCGCTACGCCGCCGAGGACGACGAGTTCGAGCGCGACGAGTACGACGACCGGGACGACGCCGAACCGGCCGCTCGGTTCGACCGCGACGGCGACTACGCCCCGCTGCTCGACGACATCGCGGGCGAATCCGAGGCGCGGCCGTCGCGTCGGCCGGCGCTGGCCATCGTCCCGGATCCGCGCGATCGGGTCCGGCGCACCTGGTCCGCCGACGAGGACCGGCCCGGGGACGCCGAGCCGGCTCGATCCGGCGACGAGGACGAGTTGGATTCGTCCGAACGCCCGGGTGGTCCGTTCCATCCCGGGTTCCGGCCCTATCAAGGCCCCGCACCCCGCTGACGGGTACGGGATGACGACCCGCACGACCGGCGGGCGCGGAGGCGGCAGCGCGCCACGACCATGCGACATCCCGGTCGTGCGCGAAAGGATCCGAGCATGACCGATTCCTCCGATTCGCCGGGCGCCGACGAGGTCGTCCGCCTGCCCGGCGCGACCCGCCCCGTAGCCCTGGTCACCGGACCCACCTCCGGTATCGGCCGGGGCTACGCCGTGCGGCTGGCCGCGCTCGGCTACGACCTGGTGCTGGTCGCCCGCGACGAGCCCCGATTACAGGCCCTCGCCGACGAGGTGCGCACCCGGTTCGGCACCCGATCCGAGGTGCTGCCCGCCGATCTGGCCGTCGCCGCCGACCGCGACCGGGTGGCCGAACGAGCCGGCGCCGGCGTCCAATTCCTGGTGAACAACGCCGGATTCGGGCTCGACGGCGAATTCTGGAGCGTCGACCCGGACCGCCTGCAGGCGCAGCTGGACGTCAACGTCACCGCGGTGCTCCGGCTGACCCGCGCCGCGCTGCCGCCGATGATCGCGGCGGCCCGGGGCACCGTGGTCAACGTGGCCAGTGTGGCCGGTCTGGTGCCCGGTCGCGGATCGACGTATTCGGCCTCGAAGGCGTACGTCATATCCTTTACCGAGGGACTGGCCGGGGGACTGGTCGGAACCGGTGTTCGGGTGCAGGCACTGTGCCCCGGTTTCGTACGCACCGAATTCCACGAGCGGGCCGGCATCGCGATGCAATCGCTGCCGAAACGGATGTGGCTGGACGTCGACCGGGTCGTGGCCGGCTCCCTGCACGATCTGGACAAGGACCGGGTGATCAGCGTGCCCGGGGCGCAGTACAAGCTGCTCACCACGGTCGCCGGTATGATTCCGCGCCCGGTGGTGGGCCGCCTGAATCGAGGCTTGTTCAACGCACGCGGAAGGACGTAACCGGTAAAGATGATCGAATCGACCGCCGATCGGGACAGATTGGCCGAGCTCGTGCGCGAGCTCGCCGTGGTGCACGGCCGGGTGACGCTGTCGTCCGGCAAGGAGGCCGACTACTACGTCGACCTACGCCGGGCCACCCTGCATCATCAGGCCGGGCCGTTGATCGGCGCACTGCTACGCGAGCTGGTCGCCGACTGGGAGTTCGACGCCGTCGGCGGCCTGACGATGGGAGCGGATCCGGTGGCGCTGGCGATGCTGCACACGCCGGGCCGCCCGCTGGACGCGTTCGTGGTGCGCAAGGCCGCCAAGACCCATGGCATGCAACGGCAGATCGAGGGCCCGGACATCGTGGGCAAACGGGTGCTGGTGGTGGAGGACACCACCACGACCGGCAACTCGCCGCTCACCGCGGTGCGGGCGTTGCGGGAGGCCGGCGCTACGGTGGTGGGCGTCGCGACCGTGGTCGACCGGGAGACCGGCGCCGACCGGGTGATCGCCGCCGAGGGGCTCGAGTACCGGTCCATCCTCGGCCTGAAGGATCTGGCATTGGGATGACCGTCCGGTGGGTTAGCCTGGAGTCCGATTTCGAGAACTGCGAGTAACGGTGAAGGGTCGTGTGAGTCGCCCGTGGTGAGCATTGCAATCAACGAGGGTCGCGCGAACGTCGCGATGCTGGGCATCGGCGCCTATCGGCCACGACGGATCGTGAGCAATGCCGAGGTGTGCGAGGTTCTGGACTCGTCACCGGAGTGGATCTTCGAGCGCACCGGTATCCGGAACCGGCGCTGGATCAGCGGCGACGAGACGCTGCGCTCGATGGCGGTCGCCGCCGGCGAGCGGGCGATCGTCAACAGCGGTATCGATCGGTCGAAGATCGGCACGCTGATCCTGGCCACCTCCAGCTGGCTGACCCTGACCCCGCACGGGGCGCCCACCGTGGCTTTCGATCTGGGTATCAACGGCATTCCCGCCTTCGACCTGACCTCCGGCTGCGGCGGATTCGGCTACGGCCTCGGTGTCGCGGCCGACCTCATCCGCGCCGGCTCCTCGGAGTACGTGCTGGTGATCGGCGCGGAGACCATGACGGTCGGCCTCGACCCGACCGACCGGGGCACCGCGATGATCTTCGGCGACGGCGCCGGTGCGGTGGTGGTCGGGCCCAGCGAGGACAACGGCATCTCCCCGACGGTGTGGGGCAGCGACGGCGAGCACGCCGGTTCGATCATGCAGGACGTCGACTTCCTGGAGTACATGCACCGGGCGCAGCGCCTGCAGGGCACCGATCCGGGTGTGGAGCGGATCGGCCGGATGTCGCTGCGGATGGCGGGCCAGTCGGTGTTCCGCTGGGCGGCGGTGACGCTGCCGCGCGCGCTGTCCACCGCGCTGGATCTGTCCGGGGTGGCCAAGGAGGACATCGAGGTCTTCGTGCCGCACCAGGCCAACGCCCGCATCAACGAGTTGATGAAGAAGAATCTGGGCCTGGCCGAGGAGATCCCCATGGCCAACGACATCGAGAACACGGGTAACACCTCCGCGGCCTCGATTCCGCTGGCCATCGAGGAGATGCTCGTGACCGGTAAGGCGAAGGGCGGCCAGCTGGCGCTGCTGCTCGGCTTCGGCGCCGGGCTGAGCTACGCCGGTCAGGTGGTCACCCTGCCGCCGGCTCCGGCGGAGCCGAGCTTCACCGTCTGAGCGGGCCGGTGGCCGGATCACTCACAGGCACAACATGATCCGGTCCCGGTCCGCCGGGTCCACCCGAATCGAAATCGTCTCGCCGACAGCGATTTTCGGCTGGTCGATCGGCGCGAC
Encoded proteins:
- a CDS encoding globin domain-containing protein, whose product is MDSRTVALIRTTFKAVAAEEGGPEKLARSFYAILFTEYPHIRDLFPAALGLQRDRLIKAIGYTVERLEEPDRLLPFLAQLGRDHRKYGVTADHYAAVGRSLRLALSGYAGTELWTDEVERAWEEGLDLITATMMTAADQETAPPVWTGTVVEHRAVLRNLSIVRLRLDHPMTYAAGQYMSVQIPSRPRMWRYLSAAVPPNPQGEIEFHIRSVTGGWVSPAVVGHTAVGDRWLLGSPLGGLGVLRNTRRKMLMVGCGTGIAPLRAQLLAMTQRRSNPRVHLFVGGHHPCDLYDLETLSALAAAHKWLTVTPVVESTENPWWYADSAESAPELPGLERRQVGQIGKVVAAAGEWADHDVQIVGAPPMVQTTKFRLMAAGVPTRNIRHDPLF
- a CDS encoding FAD-binding oxidoreductase, which translates into the protein MTIGPDQTGEFPVHAASEWTATVVGHHRVRHDLAVIRLIGEYVPFIAGQSVEVTMPQHPGLRRRLSPALPPSLDGKLEFHVRTVPGGWCSGTMVADTRPGDQWRIAAPDGWLSVEPEATDVVMIAGGTGLAPLRSLLLDLSRRPQPPRTHLFVGGRSPRDLYASDMLYLLAGELPWLTVIPVVESAYDPSWVDEWYESCRVDIGFDVNEMLEGTLADVVGDMGPLLHHRVLVCGSRAMVQATVESLVAGGTPPGAIRYEGA
- a CDS encoding FAD-binding oxidoreductase; this encodes MDARSAALVRANFRSIVEAEHGPERLISAFYGHLFAENPRLRDLFAPTMDMQAKRLTAAIQFVIDHLEDWDRAQRFLEQLARDHRKYGVQAAHYDAAGRAMLAAFRTYHGPEYWHRGLEEGWRDVCILISASMAIGANSDKSQPYWEATVVGHRRVLDDLAIVRLQSETPIPYQAGQYVPVSIPQRPKMWRYLSPAIPTNPYGEIEFHVRKVRTGWVSPAVVNETEVGDKWLIAGPLGGLHVDRDSGRDVLMIGSGTGIAPLRAQLIEMGRRGMNPRVHFFIGGRYPCDLYDVENMWQLSLSNPWLTVIPVCENESNPWWHPYPPVDPPFGMHRRLIGNLGAVVASFGAWADRQIQISGSARMIADTRRALMAVGTPDRAISADPV
- a CDS encoding NADP-dependent oxidoreductase; translated protein: MRAMVVQEFGGTPEPAEMPVPAAGPGRIQIHLEAAGVNPYDRKLVDGLLRGRMPFDFPMIPGTDGAGIVTAVGEGVTDFAVGDRVVGKAVAAPLGHGTFAEYIAIPADSTVAKLPDTVGSIQAAALPTAGLAAQDLLDAAALVPSQVVLINGASGGVGSFLVQLAAAAEVQVIVTARPDDADRMIRLGADEVIDYTRGPVAEQVRAGRPDGVDVLFDLISAPPAFAALIPLVRPGGTAYSTTFATDEAALHDHGLKGGNLTSTGAAPELRRLLRRVAEGDLVVPIDATRPLTDAAQALTATGARGKTVLVI
- the clpB gene encoding ATP-dependent chaperone ClpB, with protein sequence MDSFNPTTKTQAALTAALQAASAAGNPEIRPAHLLVALLDQTDGIAAPLLKAVAVDPATVRREAQDIVERLPRASGATTAPQLGRESLAAVTAAQRLATELGDDYVSTEHLVVGLAAGDSDVSQLLLKYGATADALREAFTTVRGNARVTSPDPEGSYQALEKYSTDLTEAAREGKLDPVIGRDTEIRRVVQVLSRRTKNNPVLIGEPGVGKTAIVEGLAQRIIAGDVPESLRGKRLISLDLGAMVAGAKYRGEFEERLKAVLEEIKSSAGQIVTFIDELHTIVGAGATGESAMDAGNMIKPMLARGELRLVGATTLDEYRQHIEKDPALERRFQQVLVGEPSVEDTIGILRGLKERYEVHHGVRITDSALVAAATLSDRYITSRFLPDKAIDLVDESASRLRMEIDSRPVEIDQVERAVRRLEIEEMALEKETDAASKQRLEKLRQELADDREKLNQLMARWQNEKQAIDAVRGIKEQLEALKGESERAERDGDLGKAAELRYGRIPQLEKQLAEAERKAGTAGGSADAEMMLQEEVGPNDIAEVVAAWTGIPVGRMLEGETRKLLRMEEELGKRVVGQTEAVTAVSDAVRRARAGVADPNRPTGSFMFVGPTGVGKTELAKALADFLFDDERAMIRIDMSEYSEKHSVARLVGAPPGYVGYDQGGQLTEAVRRRPYTVVLFDEIEKAHPDVFDILLQVLDEGRLTDGQGRTVDFRNAILILTSNLGAGGDKEHVLNAVRSAFKPEFLNRLDDVVMFHLLNEEQLEHIVDIQLAQLQKRLSQRRLKLDVTDAARFWLAVRGYDPVYGARPLRRLIQQAIGDSLAKELLAGEVTDGDVVKVNVTPDGDGLLVGRA
- a CDS encoding DUF5666 domain-containing protein translates to MTSPRDPWQRPDSSGAPTERVGAPESSRPRELHTSEFAAAYGQGSDPTTSYRYFDEPPGPGATRELPHYDNQWGTTEYTTPPQYGQDPYAYGQPWQGDPQHPGPYGPTGLLRHPRKRRTGLWFGIGLAVFVLVVLGGIAAGLLLAGRDNSTPSASGGTTHQVPTAEPLPGTSGEPLPGLPPLPGLGGDLDSLGATMGTIDTNDGATLTLQSLGGAMVTVHTDDKTQVIALGGGKLTDLHAGDMVVVQGDKSPDGTIQAKLIIGAALAR
- a CDS encoding SDR family oxidoreductase — its product is MTDSSDSPGADEVVRLPGATRPVALVTGPTSGIGRGYAVRLAALGYDLVLVARDEPRLQALADEVRTRFGTRSEVLPADLAVAADRDRVAERAGAGVQFLVNNAGFGLDGEFWSVDPDRLQAQLDVNVTAVLRLTRAALPPMIAAARGTVVNVASVAGLVPGRGSTYSASKAYVISFTEGLAGGLVGTGVRVQALCPGFVRTEFHERAGIAMQSLPKRMWLDVDRVVAGSLHDLDKDRVISVPGAQYKLLTTVAGMIPRPVVGRLNRGLFNARGRT
- the pyrE gene encoding orotate phosphoribosyltransferase, whose translation is MIESTADRDRLAELVRELAVVHGRVTLSSGKEADYYVDLRRATLHHQAGPLIGALLRELVADWEFDAVGGLTMGADPVALAMLHTPGRPLDAFVVRKAAKTHGMQRQIEGPDIVGKRVLVVEDTTTTGNSPLTAVRALREAGATVVGVATVVDRETGADRVIAAEGLEYRSILGLKDLALG
- a CDS encoding beta-ketoacyl-ACP synthase 3, whose product is MVSIAINEGRANVAMLGIGAYRPRRIVSNAEVCEVLDSSPEWIFERTGIRNRRWISGDETLRSMAVAAGERAIVNSGIDRSKIGTLILATSSWLTLTPHGAPTVAFDLGINGIPAFDLTSGCGGFGYGLGVAADLIRAGSSEYVLVIGAETMTVGLDPTDRGTAMIFGDGAGAVVVGPSEDNGISPTVWGSDGEHAGSIMQDVDFLEYMHRAQRLQGTDPGVERIGRMSLRMAGQSVFRWAAVTLPRALSTALDLSGVAKEDIEVFVPHQANARINELMKKNLGLAEEIPMANDIENTGNTSAASIPLAIEEMLVTGKAKGGQLALLLGFGAGLSYAGQVVTLPPAPAEPSFTV